One genomic region from Microcoleus sp. AS-A8 encodes:
- a CDS encoding alpha/beta hydrolase gives MNINIEVRQRNPNPTLRNSEGDWIRVSGYGSGLARLAKKLISWRVLRLTEKDARPPRIWRSQQRMKISLPHYPLAITHFQDRCEFPNISQATLLSGVSPVPRLGKLSTGLGIVLVNLGLLMAPVVVSTPALGAERIYLSYGPLEVSLSIKSLATYAREGKIDRELAAYTDRLNPQQLEQLRTILQTRIDIKPLAIAQFLYSSQGKVILDRVGQIIQTKAGQPGFYAIRAALIQAAGAPDGLTLLNVLEKFPTYGIRINSVRGFQVIEELSSLIQQTQLAIAAVEQQALRETSAQASERQSAPPSTLSSGHTLPKGLGRESNYFSTLPDLRQPGETQFSKESLTLYDPSRQRQFPVDVYLPQPSQRPAPLVVISHGLGSDRTTFAYLATHLASYGFAVAVPEHPGSNADQLQALINGLASEVTPPSELIDRPLDIKFLLNELNRSFGGRINLQQVGVLGQSFGGYTVLALSDAKIDFEVLGKECDPSYDSLNLSLLLQCRALELLSRDYQLSDERVKAGIAINPVGSTIFGKSEYSQIQVPLMLVASSDDNVAPALPEQIRPFTWLTTPNKYLVLLRGGTHFSTLGQSERAIPLPPQVIGSDPTVAQNYMKALSLAFFQTYIANNPDYRVYLSASYAQFLSRYPLPLSLVESLTEEQIKQAKQAESSSPSPSPTPVPVPTP, from the coding sequence ATGAACATTAATATCGAAGTACGTCAGCGCAATCCGAACCCAACGCTTCGTAACTCAGAGGGGGATTGGATCAGAGTTTCAGGCTATGGGAGTGGACTGGCTCGATTAGCTAAGAAATTGATATCTTGGCGAGTCTTGCGGCTAACCGAGAAGGATGCACGCCCCCCCAGGATCTGGCGCTCTCAACAAAGGATGAAAATCTCTCTCCCCCATTACCCATTAGCCATTACCCATTTTCAAGACAGATGTGAATTCCCCAATATTAGTCAAGCCACCCTCTTATCGGGTGTGTCTCCAGTTCCGAGATTGGGCAAACTATCGACTGGACTGGGAATCGTTCTTGTAAATCTGGGATTATTGATGGCTCCAGTAGTGGTGTCCACTCCAGCACTGGGAGCTGAGCGAATTTATCTATCTTATGGCCCTTTAGAAGTGTCTTTGTCGATCAAATCTCTCGCTACTTATGCAAGAGAAGGCAAAATTGATCGGGAATTAGCCGCTTATACAGACCGTCTTAATCCGCAGCAACTTGAGCAGTTGCGGACAATATTACAGACTCGAATCGATATAAAACCGCTAGCGATCGCGCAATTTCTCTATTCCTCCCAAGGAAAAGTTATCTTAGATCGAGTCGGTCAAATTATCCAAACCAAGGCGGGTCAACCCGGTTTCTACGCCATTCGAGCCGCGCTGATCCAGGCGGCAGGTGCACCAGACGGATTGACACTGTTGAATGTGCTGGAGAAGTTTCCTACTTATGGCATCCGGATTAACTCGGTGCGTGGCTTTCAGGTCATTGAAGAGCTATCAAGCCTGATCCAGCAAACGCAATTAGCGATCGCAGCCGTTGAACAACAGGCTCTTAGAGAAACGTCAGCACAGGCATCGGAACGGCAATCAGCACCACCGTCTACACTCTCATCAGGACACACATTACCGAAAGGATTAGGCCGGGAATCGAATTATTTCTCCACGTTACCCGACCTGCGGCAACCCGGAGAAACTCAATTTTCCAAGGAAAGCCTTACCCTCTACGACCCTAGTCGTCAAAGACAGTTTCCCGTCGATGTTTACCTCCCTCAACCCAGTCAACGTCCAGCACCTTTAGTTGTTATTTCTCACGGTTTAGGATCAGACCGCACGACGTTTGCCTATTTAGCCACCCATTTAGCTTCTTACGGCTTCGCGGTGGCTGTACCTGAACATCCAGGAAGTAACGCGGATCAATTGCAGGCTTTAATCAATGGACTTGCCAGTGAGGTCACTCCCCCATCGGAGTTAATCGACCGACCGTTAGACATTAAGTTTCTGCTCAATGAACTCAATCGCTCTTTTGGAGGACGCATCAATCTGCAACAAGTAGGCGTCTTAGGTCAATCGTTCGGAGGCTACACGGTTTTAGCACTTTCGGATGCCAAGATTGATTTTGAGGTATTGGGCAAAGAGTGCGACCCCTCATATGACTCTTTGAATTTATCCCTCCTTCTCCAGTGTCGCGCCCTAGAGTTGCTATCTAGAGACTATCAACTCTCCGATGAGCGAGTTAAAGCCGGGATTGCCATCAATCCTGTGGGGAGTACGATTTTTGGAAAATCCGAATACAGCCAGATTCAAGTCCCACTGATGTTAGTGGCAAGTAGTGACGATAATGTAGCTCCAGCTTTGCCCGAACAAATTCGACCCTTTACCTGGCTGACAACCCCAAACAAATACCTGGTTTTGCTCAGAGGAGGAACGCACTTTTCTACTCTAGGGCAATCAGAAAGAGCAATACCCCTACCCCCTCAAGTGATTGGTTCCGATCCCACGGTGGCACAGAACTATATGAAAGCCTTGAGTTTGGCATTCTTTCAAACTTACATTGCCAATAATCCAGATTACCGAGTTTACTTGAGTGCTTCTTACGCTCAATTTCTGAGCCGATATCCTCTTCCCTTGAGCCTGGTGGAGTCTTTGACCGAGGAGCAGATTAAGCAGGCAAAACAGGCTGAAAGTTCCAGCCCATCCCCATCACCAACACCAGTACCTGTGCCTACACCCTAG
- the argF gene encoding ornithine carbamoyltransferase, with translation MEALKGRDLLGLADLSTHEIQELLQIAAQLKAGRLNLRCNKVLGLLFSKASTRTRVSFSVAMYQLGGQVIDLNPNVTQVGRGEPIVDTARVLDRYLDILAIRTFDQKELETFAQYAQIPIINALTDLEHPCQVLADLLTIEECFGSLAGITLTYLGDGNNVAHSLMLGCALVGMNVRVATPRAYQPNQDIVGKAQQIASGKTEVLLTDDPLIAVKGAHVIYTDVWASMGQEASADTRIPVFQPYQVNEQLLTSADSEAIVLHCLPAHRGEEITDEVMEGAQSRIWDQAENRMHAQKALLVSLLGAD, from the coding sequence ATGGAGGCATTAAAAGGACGAGATTTACTGGGCTTAGCAGATCTCAGTACCCATGAAATACAGGAGCTGTTGCAAATTGCGGCTCAGTTGAAAGCGGGACGGCTAAACTTGCGGTGTAATAAGGTATTGGGGCTGTTATTTTCCAAGGCTTCAACCCGAACGCGAGTCAGTTTTTCGGTGGCTATGTACCAACTAGGGGGTCAAGTCATAGACTTGAATCCGAATGTTACCCAGGTGGGTCGGGGGGAACCGATCGTTGATACCGCACGAGTTCTGGATCGGTATTTAGATATCTTGGCCATTCGTACCTTTGACCAGAAGGAACTGGAAACCTTTGCTCAATATGCCCAGATTCCAATTATTAATGCTTTAACGGACTTAGAACACCCTTGTCAGGTTTTAGCCGATTTGTTAACCATTGAGGAGTGCTTTGGTTCGCTGGCTGGGATAACGTTGACTTATTTGGGAGATGGCAATAATGTAGCGCATTCTCTGATGTTGGGATGTGCTTTAGTGGGGATGAATGTCAGAGTGGCGACTCCTCGGGCCTATCAACCTAACCAGGATATCGTAGGGAAGGCACAGCAGATTGCTAGTGGTAAAACGGAAGTTCTACTCACGGATGATCCCTTGATAGCGGTTAAGGGCGCTCACGTTATTTACACTGATGTATGGGCGAGTATGGGCCAGGAAGCATCAGCGGATACCAGAATTCCTGTTTTTCAGCCTTATCAGGTGAATGAGCAACTACTAACGAGTGCTGATTCAGAGGCGATTGTGCTGCATTGCTTACCCGCACATCGGGGAGAAGAAATTACGGATGAGGTGATGGAAGGCGCGCAATCGCGCATTTGGGATCAGGCAGAAAACCGGATGCACGCTCAAAAAGCCTTACTCGTTAGCCTTCTAGGAGCGGATTAA
- a CDS encoding GNAT family N-acetyltransferase, with protein sequence MSEQLLPGYWLRVGSGYERSMLMKFIQLAYRELFPQQEDFSHLVQTVNQYLSRETPLWWVDTDPVEVPGNSSVGRHPVGCIWLGNAIDQVRGDRHAHIFLLYVMPEHRRRGMGSKLMRLAEDWARARGDRQIGLQVFQSNQPALALYHQLGYQTQSLWMVKSLSP encoded by the coding sequence GTGTCTGAGCAACTACTACCGGGCTACTGGCTGCGCGTTGGGTCAGGATATGAACGCTCAATGTTAATGAAGTTCATCCAACTGGCTTATCGAGAGCTTTTCCCACAGCAGGAAGATTTTTCCCATCTCGTCCAAACGGTGAATCAGTACTTGTCTAGGGAAACGCCTCTGTGGTGGGTTGATACCGATCCAGTAGAGGTGCCTGGAAACTCATCCGTTGGGCGTCACCCAGTAGGTTGTATCTGGCTAGGGAATGCGATCGATCAGGTGCGGGGCGATCGCCATGCTCATATTTTTTTACTTTACGTGATGCCCGAACATCGACGTCGGGGCATGGGTTCAAAGTTAATGCGTCTCGCCGAAGACTGGGCGAGGGCAAGGGGCGATCGCCAGATTGGCCTCCAAGTCTTTCAATCCAACCAACCTGCGCTGGCACTCTACCATCAATTGGGCTACCAAACTCAATCCCTGTGGATGGTCAAGTCCCTCTCTCCTTAA
- a CDS encoding 5-formyltetrahydrofolate cyclo-ligase produces MSNQVKTNWSGYHPDKDELRAEIWALLQQQGVAVGDPCGHIPNFIGVQQAAERLAALPIWQDACAIKCNPDSPQIPVRLRALQDGKRLYMAVPRLTDTRCFVELTREDLQQRHISLEDAAIARKALNYGRLVSFEEMQPIDLVMVGCVAVTHNGGRTGKGAGFADLELAMLQEFGLVQPHTPIVTTVHPLQIVKQGRLPMQAHDWALNWIITPEAVIETHTTYPRPTGLDWDTIRSEQYTKIPILRQLREKFSASE; encoded by the coding sequence ATGTCTAACCAGGTTAAAACCAATTGGAGTGGTTATCATCCCGATAAGGATGAATTGAGGGCTGAGATTTGGGCGCTACTCCAACAACAGGGGGTAGCGGTTGGTGACCCCTGTGGTCACATTCCCAATTTTATCGGTGTACAGCAGGCGGCTGAACGACTAGCCGCTTTACCCATTTGGCAGGATGCTTGTGCCATTAAGTGCAATCCAGATTCACCGCAAATTCCCGTCCGGTTGCGTGCTCTGCAAGATGGCAAACGTCTCTACATGGCGGTACCCCGTTTGACTGATACTCGCTGCTTTGTGGAATTGACGAGGGAGGATTTGCAGCAGCGCCATATCTCGCTGGAAGACGCGGCGATCGCCCGCAAGGCACTGAATTATGGTCGATTGGTCAGTTTTGAGGAGATGCAACCCATTGATTTAGTGATGGTGGGTTGTGTGGCGGTAACGCACAATGGAGGACGAACGGGCAAAGGGGCAGGATTTGCCGACTTGGAACTTGCCATGCTCCAAGAGTTTGGGTTGGTGCAGCCCCATACCCCGATTGTGACAACGGTGCATCCCTTGCAGATTGTTAAACAGGGGCGTTTGCCGATGCAGGCTCACGATTGGGCACTCAACTGGATTATCACCCCAGAGGCAGTGATTGAAACCCATACAACCTACCCACGCCCAACTGGATTAGATTGGGATACCATACGCTCTGAACAATATACAAAAATTCCTATTTTGCGACAGTTGAGAGAGAAATTTTCAGCTTCCGAATAG
- a CDS encoding protochlorophyllide reductase yields MAQQQKPTVVITGASSGVGLYAAKALAKRGWYVVMACRDLDKGQKAAQTLEIPQGSYTLIQIDLGSLQSVRDFVRVFRARGLTLDALVCNAAIYMPLLKEPLRSPEGYELTMTTNHLGHFLLCNLMLEDLKKSSYRDRRLVILGTVTHNPDELGGKIPPQPNLGNLEGFAEGFKEPISMIDGKTFEPVKAYKDSKVCNILTMRELHRRYHESTGITFSSLYPGCVADTPLFRNHYPLFQKIFPWFQKNITGGYVSQELAGERVAQVVADPEYRQSGAYWSWGNRQKKNGKSFVQQVSPQARDDERSDRLWDLSARLVRPM; encoded by the coding sequence ATGGCACAACAGCAGAAACCAACAGTCGTGATCACAGGTGCCTCTTCGGGAGTGGGCTTGTACGCCGCTAAAGCCCTTGCCAAAAGGGGATGGTATGTGGTAATGGCTTGCCGAGATTTAGATAAAGGCCAAAAAGCGGCTCAAACACTGGAAATACCGCAGGGGAGCTACACTCTAATTCAGATCGACCTGGGTTCCTTGCAGAGCGTTCGAGACTTTGTCAGGGTTTTCAGGGCGCGGGGCTTGACTCTGGACGCTTTGGTGTGCAACGCCGCTATCTATATGCCTTTATTAAAAGAGCCGTTGCGAAGCCCAGAAGGCTACGAGTTGACGATGACCACAAATCACCTGGGTCATTTCCTTTTGTGCAACCTGATGTTGGAGGATTTGAAAAAGTCCTCGTATCGCGATCGCAGGCTGGTGATTTTGGGAACGGTGACGCACAACCCGGATGAGTTGGGCGGGAAGATTCCACCGCAGCCCAACTTAGGCAATCTAGAAGGCTTTGCAGAGGGCTTTAAAGAGCCGATTTCCATGATCGACGGCAAGACGTTTGAACCCGTTAAGGCGTATAAGGACAGCAAAGTCTGCAATATTTTGACCATGCGGGAACTGCATCGGCGCTATCACGAGTCCACCGGCATCACCTTCAGTTCTCTCTACCCAGGATGTGTGGCAGATACGCCGCTATTTAGAAACCACTATCCTCTGTTCCAAAAAATCTTTCCGTGGTTCCAGAAAAATATCACTGGAGGATATGTGTCACAAGAATTGGCCGGTGAACGCGTGGCGCAAGTGGTTGCCGATCCAGAATACCGCCAATCCGGTGCCTATTGGAGTTGGGGCAATCGCCAGAAGAAAAATGGCAAGTCGTTTGTGCAACAAGTCTCTCCCCAAGCCCGCGATGATGAAAGAAGCGATCGCCTGTGGGATTTGAGTGCGCGGTTGGTTAGACCGATGTAA
- a CDS encoding AmpG family muropeptide MFS transporter encodes MKATKSFLQVFQSRKMGALLLLGFSSGLPLFLTSKTLQAWMTVEGVNLRSIGLFSLVGLPYSLKFIWSPLLDRFVPPFLGRRRGWLVLTQGALLLAIAAMALQQPRQALQFLAINALFIAFFSATQDIAADAYRTDVLEEREMGAGAAVFVLGYRVALLATGAWALILAGQIPWPTVYLLMSLLMAVGLLSSFWAPEPSEQERPPESFSDAVVLPFAEFFQRSGFIRAVFILVFIVLYKLGDALVNNMSIPFLLKTGFTQTDIGWIQGGMGLVATIIGTLAGGAILSKIGINRSLWVFGALQAVSNLAYLVLAQVGKSYPFLVLTINIENFCAGLGTAAFVAFLMSLCNQRFSATQYALLSSLMAVSRDILVAPAGGLAEATGWSLFFLLSIVAAIPGLLLLPVFAPWNSRLAPIPRPGLDD; translated from the coding sequence GTGAAAGCCACGAAATCTTTCCTACAAGTTTTTCAAAGTCGCAAGATGGGGGCGCTACTATTATTGGGCTTTTCTTCTGGGTTACCCTTATTCTTAACGAGTAAGACACTGCAAGCCTGGATGACCGTAGAAGGCGTAAACTTACGTTCCATAGGGTTGTTTAGCCTAGTCGGTTTACCCTACTCTTTAAAATTTATCTGGTCACCCCTGCTGGATCGATTTGTGCCGCCGTTTTTGGGGCGTCGGCGGGGTTGGCTTGTCTTAACACAAGGGGCGTTACTGTTGGCGATCGCAGCCATGGCTTTACAACAGCCTCGTCAAGCCTTACAATTCCTTGCGATTAATGCCTTATTCATTGCCTTCTTCAGTGCGACTCAAGACATTGCAGCCGATGCCTACCGCACCGACGTACTGGAAGAACGGGAAATGGGAGCCGGTGCAGCGGTTTTTGTGTTAGGTTATCGCGTCGCATTGCTTGCGACCGGTGCTTGGGCGCTGATTCTGGCTGGCCAAATTCCCTGGCCAACCGTTTACCTCTTGATGTCCTTGCTCATGGCAGTAGGATTGCTCAGTTCATTTTGGGCACCCGAACCAAGCGAACAGGAACGCCCTCCTGAATCCTTCTCTGATGCAGTCGTTCTCCCCTTTGCAGAATTTTTTCAGCGTTCCGGTTTCATCCGGGCTGTGTTCATTTTGGTGTTCATCGTCCTCTACAAACTGGGTGATGCTTTAGTTAACAACATGTCCATACCCTTTTTGCTCAAGACGGGCTTTACCCAAACAGATATTGGATGGATTCAAGGCGGTATGGGGTTAGTAGCCACCATTATCGGTACCCTTGCGGGTGGAGCAATTCTGAGCAAAATTGGGATCAATCGCTCACTGTGGGTCTTCGGTGCCCTGCAAGCGGTGAGTAATTTAGCCTACTTGGTTCTGGCACAAGTCGGCAAAAGTTATCCTTTTCTAGTGTTGACCATCAACATTGAAAATTTTTGTGCTGGGCTAGGAACAGCCGCCTTTGTTGCCTTCTTGATGAGTCTTTGTAACCAGCGATTCTCGGCAACTCAGTATGCTTTACTCTCTAGTTTGATGGCAGTTAGCCGAGATATTTTGGTGGCACCGGCAGGAGGGTTGGCAGAAGCCACAGGGTGGTCTTTATTTTTCCTGCTGAGTATCGTTGCGGCTATACCCGGATTGCTACTACTACCCGTATTTGCCCCCTGGAACTCCCGACTTGCCCCCATCCCCCGACCTGGACTAGATGATTAG
- the lexA gene encoding transcriptional repressor LexA translates to MEPLTEAQQQLYNWLIEYIRTSQHAPSIRQMMRAMNLRSPAPVQSRLEHLRAKGYIDWTEGKARTIRILANANTGVPVLGAIAAGGLVEPFTDTDEQLDVSPLWCQPGNFALRVIGDSMIEDLIAEGDFVIMRPVSDPEQLKNGLIVAARVEGHGTTLKRFYRLGEYVTLKPANPKYEPIEVMAKSVQVQGVLVGVWRDYEGGAKG, encoded by the coding sequence ATGGAACCCCTGACTGAAGCTCAACAACAACTTTACAATTGGTTGATCGAGTATATTCGCACATCACAACATGCGCCTTCAATTCGGCAGATGATGAGAGCGATGAATTTGCGATCGCCAGCACCCGTTCAGAGTCGCCTGGAGCATTTACGAGCGAAAGGCTACATTGACTGGACAGAAGGAAAAGCTCGCACCATTAGGATTCTGGCTAATGCTAACACGGGCGTACCTGTCTTAGGTGCGATCGCGGCGGGTGGATTGGTAGAACCCTTTACCGACACTGACGAACAACTTGATGTGTCTCCCCTATGGTGCCAACCGGGTAATTTTGCCCTGCGGGTAATTGGAGACAGCATGATTGAAGACCTAATTGCTGAAGGGGATTTCGTGATTATGCGACCTGTCTCCGACCCAGAGCAACTCAAAAATGGTCTAATTGTTGCAGCACGAGTGGAAGGACATGGCACCACCTTAAAACGCTTTTACCGTCTGGGAGAGTATGTCACCCTCAAACCGGCAAATCCTAAGTATGAGCCTATTGAAGTGATGGCAAAAAGCGTGCAAGTTCAAGGTGTCTTAGTCGGCGTCTGGCGCGATTATGAAGGAGGAGCTAAGGGATAG
- the truB gene encoding tRNA pseudouridine(55) synthase TruB, with the protein MQGFLNLNKSAGWTSHDCVAKVRRLLRLKRVGHGGTLDPAAMGVLPIALGKATRLLQYMLPDKAYRATIQLGIQTTTDDLEGEVIATQSAQGLTLDEILSILPQFEGTIQQVPPMYSAIQVQGRRLYDLARAGETAEVPVRTVEVYNIQVLDWRPGELAQLDVAIACGSGTYIRAIARDLGELLHTGGTLASLTRTQSCGFHLEDSLTLEELEAQLQQGTFQPIPPVTALQHLAVATLPAPEAHRWCLGQRIFWNNTSTDVPTNALRVQREEGEFLGIGQVIPSENGLLLAPQMVFASAD; encoded by the coding sequence GTGCAAGGTTTTTTAAATCTCAATAAGTCAGCCGGTTGGACATCCCATGATTGCGTTGCCAAAGTGCGACGGCTTTTGCGGCTCAAGCGGGTGGGACATGGGGGAACGTTAGATCCGGCGGCTATGGGTGTCTTACCAATCGCACTGGGTAAAGCCACTCGATTGTTGCAGTATATGCTGCCAGATAAGGCATACCGAGCCACAATCCAACTGGGAATACAGACCACAACGGATGACTTGGAAGGAGAGGTAATCGCCACTCAGTCTGCACAGGGGTTGACGCTGGACGAGATTTTATCTATTTTGCCGCAGTTTGAGGGCACGATTCAGCAAGTCCCGCCGATGTACAGTGCGATTCAGGTGCAGGGAAGACGCCTGTATGATTTGGCAAGAGCCGGTGAAACCGCTGAGGTGCCCGTGCGAACGGTGGAAGTTTATAACATTCAGGTTTTGGATTGGCGTCCGGGGGAGTTGGCTCAATTGGATGTGGCGATCGCCTGTGGTTCAGGGACGTATATTCGTGCGATCGCGCGAGATTTAGGGGAATTACTCCATACCGGTGGCACCCTAGCCTCCCTCACCCGTACCCAAAGCTGTGGCTTTCATCTGGAAGATAGCCTGACTTTAGAAGAATTAGAAGCACAATTGCAACAAGGTACATTTCAGCCCATACCACCCGTCACGGCGTTGCAACATCTAGCGGTTGCCACCTTACCCGCACCCGAAGCTCATCGTTGGTGTTTGGGGCAGCGTATCTTTTGGAATAATACCTCTACAGATGTCCCGACAAATGCCTTACGGGTTCAGCGAGAAGAGGGGGAATTTTTAGGAATTGGTCAGGTGATTCCTTCAGAAAATGGGCTGTTGCTTGCGCCTCAGATGGTTTTTGCTTCTGCTGATTAA